A window of Cottoperca gobio chromosome 16, fCotGob3.1, whole genome shotgun sequence contains these coding sequences:
- the irx2a gene encoding LOW QUALITY PROTEIN: iroquois-class homeodomain protein IRX-2a (The sequence of the model RefSeq protein was modified relative to this genomic sequence to represent the inferred CDS: inserted 1 base in 1 codon) gives MSYPQGYLYQPPGSLALYSCPAYGASALAAPRXEDLARSSSGSAFSPYPGSAAFSASAGAGFSSPLSYSTDPTTGFPSYMSSPYDAHTSGMAGALSYHPYGSPGYPYTLNDPAYRKNATRDATATLKAWLQEHRKNPYPTKGEKIMLAIITKMTLTQVSTWFANARRRLKKENKMTWAPRNKSEDEDEEDGDGERKEVERSDKTLDNSEASAEDEGISLHVDTLTDHSCSAESDGEKVSCRGGELGSHRAGDKCDEDGEDQNHDLRAQLSPTSVTSSPLTGVEAPLLSHHHHHLHHLHHLHNQREDLARSLVNINTINTNKSSSCLDSRPSLGAPQNPTVKPKLWSLAEIATSDQKQQHQQLGQPGQPHCPSSSGGLLTPPTSSTTSPAASSPSLYSAPSILGRPIYYTSPFYSNYTNYGNFSPLQGQGILRYTNSSGVSLAAAAAAAAAAAAAAANEGLSSSHQAVETSTNPKHRPDSPLVKNNPNQIVVVDQQQQLFRPANLEAKKGT, from the exons ATGTCCTATCCTCAGGGTTACCTCTACCAGCCCCCGGGCTCTCTGGCTCTTTATTCGTGTCCGGCTTACGGGGCCTCGGCTCTGGCTGCCCCAC ATGAAGACTTGGCGAGGTCGTCCTCTGGCTCAGCCTTCAGTCCTTACCCTGGATCGGCTGCTTTCTCCGCCTCGGCCGGTGCAGGCTTCTCCAGTCCACTGTCATACTCCACGGATCCAACCACTGGATTCCCATCCTACATG AGCTCTCCATATGACGCGCACACGTCGGGCATGGCCGGGGCATTAAGTTACCACCCATACGGGAGTCCAGGGTACCCCTACACACTCAACGACCCGGCTTACCGCAAAAACGCCACCAGGGACGCCACGGCCACCCTGAAGGCCTGGCTGCAGGAGCACAGGAAGAACCCGTATCCGACGAAAGGGGAGAAGATCATGTTGGCCATCATCACCAAGATGACCCTGACGCAGGTCTCCACATGGTTCGCCAACGCCAGACGGAGGCtcaagaaggagaacaagatgACCTGGGCGCCTAGGAATAAGAGCGAagacgaggacgaggaggacggggacggagagaggaaagaagtgGAGCGCTCTGACAAAACGCTGGATAACAGCGAGGCTTCAGCGGAGGATGAAG GTATCAGCTTGCACGTCGACACTCTGACAGACCACTCCTGCTCGGCAGAGTCTGACGGGGAGAAGGTCAGCTGTCGTGGGGGAGAGCTGGGCTCTCATCGGGCCGGCGACAAATGTGACGAGGACGGCGAGGATCAGAACCACGACCTGCGGGCTCAGCTCTCGCCCACATCTGTCACATCGTCACCTCTAACGGGAGTAGAAGCTCCACTGCTCagtcatcaccaccaccacctccatcATCTCCACCATCTCCACAACCAGCGCGAGGATTTGGCCCGGAGCCTCGTCAATATCAACACTATTAATACCAATAAATCGTCTTCATGCCTTGATAGCAGACCTTCTTTGGGGGCGCCCCAGAACCCTACAGTCAAGCCCAAATTGTGGTCACTGGCGGAAATTGCTACCTCGGACCAAAAGCAGCAACATCAGCAACTGGGGCAGCCTGGGCAACCACATTGCCCCTCCTCCAGCGGTGGCCTCCTTACCCCCCCTACGTCTTCCACCACCTCCCCGGCTGCCAGTTCCCCCTCCCTCTACTCAGCCCCCTCCATCCTTGGAAGACCTATTTATTACACTTCTCCCTTTTATAGCAATTATACAAACTATGGCAACTTCAGCCCCCTGCAGGGCCAAGGGATCCTGCGGTATACTAATTCATCTGGAGTGAGTCTggctgctgccgccgccgccgccgccgctgctgctgctgctgctgcaaacgAGGGTCTGAGCTCCTCTCACCAGGCTGTGGAGACGAGCACAAACCCCAAACACAGGCCAGACTCTCCCCTCGTTAAAAATAACCCAAACCAGATTGTTGTTGTCGATCAGCAACAACAGCTTTTCAGACCTGCAAATTTAGAAGCAAAGAAAGGTACGTAA